The following proteins are co-located in the Argopecten irradians isolate NY chromosome 9, Ai_NY, whole genome shotgun sequence genome:
- the LOC138331865 gene encoding ketosamine-3-kinase-like isoform X2, with protein MSGNDMDRVVREELGLPDLTNLGAAGGGCINQGVAYKTGDGRKIYVKTNSGSEARLMFDGELASLQAIHDTGVIRVPKPIKVMDNPSGGAMLAMEYLDIKNLSHKAGELGECLARLHLSNSEAEKKSEKMEGYVGGHCQYVSEFGFDVTTCCGYLPQENTWDKSWVSFYANKLDFQLKKIEKEYNDKQARELWSKLQLKLSDFFEGITIQPALMHGDLWGGNAGELDICPVVFDPASFYGHSEYDLAIAQMFGGFSDRFFQSYFKLLPKQPGYSDRLDLYKLFHYLNHWNHFGTGYRGSSISIMKKLVK; from the exons ATGTCCGGCAATGACATGGACAGAGTTGTCCGTGAGGAACTGGGACTTCCTGATCTGACAAATTTAGGAGCTGCCGGGGGTGGCTGTATCAACCAGGGTGTGGCATACAAGACAGGGGATGGTCGGAAAATCTATGTCAAAACAAACAGCGGGTCTGAG GCCAGACTGATGTTTGATGGAGAGCTAGCTAGTCTACAAGCTATACATGACACAGGAGTCATCCGAGTACCTAAACCAATAAAG GTGATGGACAACCCCAGTGGTGGGGCAATGCTGGCCATGGAGTATTTAGACATCAAAAACCTGTCACATAAGGCTGGTGAATTAGGAGAATGTCTCGCTCG ACTCCATCTGTCTAACTCTGAGGCTGAGAAGAAATCGGAGAAGATGGAGGGTTATGTAGGTGGTCACTGTCAGTACGTGTCAGAGTTTGGTTTTGATGTAACAACATGTTGTGGATACCTCCCCCAGGAGAACACATGGGACAAGTCCTGGGTG TCCTTCTATGCCAACAAACTAGATTTCCAGTTAAAAAAGATAGAAAAAGAG TACAATGATAAACAAGCTAGAGAGCTGTGGTCAAAACTTCAGTTAAAATTGTCAGACTTCTTTGAGGGGATAACTATTCAGCCTGCTTTAATGCATGGGGACCTATGGGGTGGAAATGCTGGGGAATTGGACATCTGTCCAG TTGTATTTGATCCTGCAAGTTTCTATGGACACTCAGAATATGATCTAGCCATAGCACAAATGTTTGGTGGCTTCAGCGATCGATTTTTCCAGTCCTATTTCAAATTATTACCTAAACAGCCTGGATACTCAGATAGACTAGATCTCTACAAATTATTCCACTACTTAAACCACTG GAACCACTTTGGAACTGGCTACAGAGGGTCAAGTATTTCTATCATGAAGAAGCTTgtgaaataa
- the LOC138331865 gene encoding ketosamine-3-kinase-like isoform X1, translating to MLLSFYIVPLVKIWMSCLKMCNITMYFCCTATGPTPTMLEAASLSCAVMSGNDMDRVVREELGLPDLTNLGAAGGGCINQGVAYKTGDGRKIYVKTNSGSEARLMFDGELASLQAIHDTGVIRVPKPIKVMDNPSGGAMLAMEYLDIKNLSHKAGELGECLARLHLSNSEAEKKSEKMEGYVGGHCQYVSEFGFDVTTCCGYLPQENTWDKSWVSFYANKLDFQLKKIEKEYNDKQARELWSKLQLKLSDFFEGITIQPALMHGDLWGGNAGELDICPVVFDPASFYGHSEYDLAIAQMFGGFSDRFFQSYFKLLPKQPGYSDRLDLYKLFHYLNHWNHFGTGYRGSSISIMKKLVK from the exons ATGCTTTTGTCCTTTTATATCGTACCTTTGGTTAAGATATGGATGTCATGTCTAAAAATGTGCAATATTACAATGTACTTCTGCTGTACTGCTACTGGGCCTAcaccaacaatgttagag GCTGCTAGTCTGAGTTGTGCTGTGATGTCCGGCAATGACATGGACAGAGTTGTCCGTGAGGAACTGGGACTTCCTGATCTGACAAATTTAGGAGCTGCCGGGGGTGGCTGTATCAACCAGGGTGTGGCATACAAGACAGGGGATGGTCGGAAAATCTATGTCAAAACAAACAGCGGGTCTGAG GCCAGACTGATGTTTGATGGAGAGCTAGCTAGTCTACAAGCTATACATGACACAGGAGTCATCCGAGTACCTAAACCAATAAAG GTGATGGACAACCCCAGTGGTGGGGCAATGCTGGCCATGGAGTATTTAGACATCAAAAACCTGTCACATAAGGCTGGTGAATTAGGAGAATGTCTCGCTCG ACTCCATCTGTCTAACTCTGAGGCTGAGAAGAAATCGGAGAAGATGGAGGGTTATGTAGGTGGTCACTGTCAGTACGTGTCAGAGTTTGGTTTTGATGTAACAACATGTTGTGGATACCTCCCCCAGGAGAACACATGGGACAAGTCCTGGGTG TCCTTCTATGCCAACAAACTAGATTTCCAGTTAAAAAAGATAGAAAAAGAG TACAATGATAAACAAGCTAGAGAGCTGTGGTCAAAACTTCAGTTAAAATTGTCAGACTTCTTTGAGGGGATAACTATTCAGCCTGCTTTAATGCATGGGGACCTATGGGGTGGAAATGCTGGGGAATTGGACATCTGTCCAG TTGTATTTGATCCTGCAAGTTTCTATGGACACTCAGAATATGATCTAGCCATAGCACAAATGTTTGGTGGCTTCAGCGATCGATTTTTCCAGTCCTATTTCAAATTATTACCTAAACAGCCTGGATACTCAGATAGACTAGATCTCTACAAATTATTCCACTACTTAAACCACTG GAACCACTTTGGAACTGGCTACAGAGGGTCAAGTATTTCTATCATGAAGAAGCTTgtgaaataa
- the LOC138331864 gene encoding zinc finger protein 554-like encodes MSDLSNQNPMMNSGEEPNRNNNCHRLNLPASEDKMCTDREIYRNTSNDPKKYLATYVEQRQYADDASGMIFLRKPDKLGLPIGTSVAVHSGEEMYMSNTGEQGQTEPGLDQHMTTQMEKKSDEDGLDNDCDKLDTLDTDIHRYAMARMTGSPCNEGGSGELVADTGYYIQQVTEYRGGKKTTEEYNSKLLIGSCKLDQSKKKNKGDKPYQCNICGNRFTLCNSLKKHLMIHTGEKPYECKICGSRFIQCGTLKVHLMKHTGEKPFECDVCGQRFTRSRGLDKHRMIHTGEMPHECEICGNKFSRYNALKTHLMTHTGEKPFSCEICSRRFCQSSDLNRHLRTHTGEKPYKCEVCGKSFSQLCTLRRHSGIHTGEKPYECDIESCGKKFNQQSSLKRHRKTHETEIKEDVASLVFVPMQEIDSDHDNPVSETEMSQDMDIDCERDSPHECSSIVRK; translated from the coding sequence ATGTCTGATCTTAGTAATCAAAATCCCATGATGAACTCGGGAGAGGAACCTAACAGGAACAATAACTGTCACAGACTTAACTTACCTGCGTCTGAAGACAAAATGTGTACTGATCGGGAAATATATAGAAACACATCAAACGATCCAAAAAAGTATCTAGCAACATATGTGGAGCAGAGACAATATGCAGATGATGCTAGTGGAATGATCTTCTTACGTAAGCCAGACAAGCTTGGCCTGCCTATCGGTACCTCTGTCGCAGTACACTCTGGTGAAGAAATGTACATGAGCAATACAGGTGAACAAGGCCAAACAGAACCTGGTCTTGATCAACACATGACAACACAAATGGAGAAGAAAAGTGATGAGGACGGACTGGATAATGATTGTGACAAACTTGATACCCTTGACACTGACATACATAGATATGCAATGGCACGAATGACTGGAAGTCCTTGTAATGAAGGTGGTAGTGGTGAACTGGTTGCTGATACTGGCTATTATATTCAGCAGGTGACGGAATATAGGGGAGGAAAAAAAACTACGGAGGAATACAATAGTAAACTTTTAATTGGGTCTTGTAAGTTGGACCAGTCCAAAAAGAAAAACAAGGGAGATAAACCATACCAGTGTAATATTTGTGGTAACAGGTTCACTCTGTGTAACAGTCTGAAGAAACACCTCATGATACATACAGGGGAGAAACCATATGAATGTAAAATTTGTGGCAGCAGGTTTATTCAGTGTGGTACACTAAAGGTTCATCTCATGAAACACACCGGTGAGAAGCCATTTGAGTGTGATGTCTGCGGACAGAGGTTTACTCGCAGTAGAGGTCTGGACAAGCATCGTATGATACACACTGGAGAGATGCCACATGAGTGTGAAATCTGTGGAAACAAATTTAGTCGCTATAATGCGTTGAAGACTCATCTAATGACGCATACAGGAGAGAAGCCCTTTAGCTGTGAAATCTGTAGCAGAAGGTTTTGTCAGTCGTCCGACCTCAACAGACATCTGAGGACACATACGGGGGAGAAGCCCTATAAATGTGAGGTCTGTGGCAAATCTTTCAGTCAGTTGTGTACATTAAGGAGACACAGTGGTATTCATACAGGGGAGAAGCCCTACGAATGTGACATAGAATCTTGTGGTAAAAAGTTTAATCAGCAAAGCTCTTTGAAAAGACATCGAAAGACTCACGAAACAGAAATCAAGGAAGACGTTGCAAGTTTGGTGTTTGTTCCAATGCAAGAAATAGATTCTGATCATGATAATCCTGTCTCCGAGACAGAAATGTCTCAGGATATGGACATAGATTGTGAAAGAGACTCACCTCATGAATGTAGTTCTATTGTGAGAAAATAA